One segment of Marvinbryantia formatexigens DSM 14469 DNA contains the following:
- the addA gene encoding helicase-exonuclease AddAB subunit AddA yields MGVKWTEDQRQVIDARGCDLLVSAAAGSGKTAVLVERILSMLTDKEHPRDIDRLLIVTFTNAAAGEMKDRIRVAIEQKIEDCRADGGEEERLLEHLQRQVSLLSNAQITTIHSFCQYVIRNHFHTIDLDPGLHVADEGEQKLLQSDVMDKLVEEAYAENTEEFRYMAECLAPGRDDAALAETALSLYHFSRSFPFPEEWLQECRDAYDLSAEEFDETAWVRQLQQLSTQILEEVRAQIEEALAIAESPDGPYPYCDALEADLQLADALLAEKTYTGRCAAMQQISWTRLSAKKDASVSEEKKQQVKNLRESYKKAVEDLRTEFYSSPAETAAAAMRDCAPVVAGITEFVSRFAARYAAEKVKKNMMDFDDLEHFALQILVTRRDGKLCPTPVAEEFAAHYEEILIDEYQDSNLVQELILTSISKKHSGGHNLFMVGDVKQSIYRFRLARPELFTEKYDSYRTGEPQAAQRRIDLHRNFRSRSQVLTFVNFLFEQIMEKHLGNVEYDDAAALYPGAEFAPGDDDAFRDTEVLLIDAEAEEEKEKPEESARELEAYAVAQRIAGIVGKELVWDNALGAYRRAEYRDIVILLRTIQGWAEPFAKVLTEQDIPAHTGSRTGYFSTTEVQTVLSLLRVIDNPRQDIPLTAVLHSPIVWLSAGELAAIRSAHPQMPFYEACMQEPSLADFFAMLAEFRRMAAYTPIHELLWYIFERTGYAAYAAAMPGGSQRKANLDMLVEKAIAYEQGSYRGLYNFVRYIENLHKYDVDFGEAASGEQENAVRILSIHKSKGLEFPIVFVCGMGKQMNQSDARKSVVLHADLGIGCDRTDPKLRIRSATLLKRFMKRYTVQENLGEELRVLYVALTRAKEKLILTGTVTKLADKLQKWGQVCRREGTVLPFTLRAHASTYWDWLIPSLLRNRCFAPLAEEYGVYQDHSHPLFSREIFCRVTYLPVRELTGAEKQRQKKLYMTREKLLSLSPEAVFDAKAAQQLAENLSFCYAYGGEEKIPAKVSVSELKKYAQFDELEDGELLFEEPAPVPLIPEFLQEKSEVSGAARGTIYHKLMECLDFTLFADTSVQKDTAEMRRFLEAETGRLQRAGHLKAEEAELISEKKLLAFLKHPLAQRMAQAAVRGQLFREQQFVLSVPAGDIRREWQAGGPVLIQGIIDAYFIEDGQIVLVDYKTDFVKFEEASSLYRKYAVQLDYYEIALTRLAHLPVSEKLIYSFCLDCTLDGRSDGAGR; encoded by the coding sequence ATGGGTGTAAAGTGGACTGAGGACCAGCGGCAGGTGATTGATGCGCGCGGCTGCGACCTGCTGGTGTCGGCGGCGGCGGGCTCCGGAAAGACGGCGGTCCTGGTGGAGCGCATTTTGTCAATGCTGACAGATAAAGAGCATCCGCGGGATATCGACCGTCTTCTGATTGTAACCTTTACCAACGCGGCGGCGGGTGAGATGAAGGACCGCATCCGCGTGGCGATTGAGCAGAAGATAGAAGACTGCCGGGCGGACGGCGGGGAGGAGGAGCGGCTGCTGGAGCATCTGCAGCGGCAGGTCTCCCTGCTTTCCAACGCGCAGATCACCACCATCCACAGCTTCTGCCAGTATGTGATCCGCAACCATTTCCATACGATTGACCTGGACCCCGGACTGCATGTGGCGGACGAGGGAGAGCAGAAGCTGCTGCAGAGCGACGTGATGGATAAGCTGGTGGAGGAAGCCTACGCGGAGAATACGGAGGAATTCCGCTACATGGCGGAGTGTCTGGCGCCGGGGAGGGACGACGCGGCGCTTGCGGAGACGGCGCTCTCGCTCTATCATTTTTCCAGAAGCTTTCCGTTTCCGGAGGAATGGCTGCAGGAATGCAGAGACGCTTACGACCTGTCGGCAGAGGAGTTTGACGAAACAGCGTGGGTGCGGCAGCTTCAGCAGCTCTCCACACAGATTCTGGAGGAGGTGCGGGCGCAGATAGAGGAGGCGCTTGCCATAGCGGAGAGCCCGGACGGTCCTTATCCTTACTGCGATGCACTGGAGGCGGATCTGCAGCTTGCAGACGCGCTTCTGGCAGAAAAAACCTATACGGGACGGTGCGCCGCCATGCAGCAGATAAGCTGGACGCGCCTGTCCGCCAAAAAGGACGCTTCTGTTTCGGAGGAAAAAAAGCAGCAGGTGAAGAATCTGCGGGAGAGCTACAAAAAAGCGGTCGAGGATTTGCGGACGGAATTTTACAGCTCCCCGGCAGAGACGGCGGCAGCCGCAATGCGGGACTGCGCGCCGGTCGTCGCCGGCATCACGGAATTTGTATCCCGGTTTGCCGCGCGTTACGCTGCGGAAAAAGTAAAGAAAAATATGATGGATTTTGATGACCTGGAGCATTTTGCGCTGCAGATTCTGGTGACGCGCAGGGACGGGAAGCTCTGCCCGACGCCGGTGGCGGAGGAATTTGCCGCGCATTACGAGGAAATCCTGATTGATGAATACCAGGACAGCAACCTGGTGCAGGAACTGATTCTGACCAGCATTTCCAAAAAACACAGCGGCGGCCACAACCTGTTTATGGTGGGCGATGTCAAGCAGAGCATCTACCGCTTCCGTCTGGCGCGCCCGGAGCTTTTCACGGAAAAATACGACAGCTACCGCACCGGGGAGCCGCAGGCGGCGCAGAGACGCATTGACCTGCACCGGAATTTCCGCAGCCGCAGCCAGGTGCTGACCTTTGTCAATTTCCTGTTTGAACAGATTATGGAAAAGCATCTGGGAAATGTGGAATACGACGATGCGGCGGCGCTCTATCCGGGGGCGGAGTTTGCGCCCGGCGACGATGACGCCTTCCGCGACACCGAGGTGCTGCTGATTGACGCGGAGGCGGAGGAGGAAAAAGAAAAGCCGGAGGAATCTGCGCGGGAGCTGGAGGCATATGCAGTCGCGCAGAGGATTGCCGGAATTGTCGGAAAGGAGCTGGTGTGGGATAATGCACTGGGCGCTTACCGGAGGGCAGAGTACCGGGATATCGTGATTCTGCTGCGCACCATCCAGGGCTGGGCGGAGCCGTTTGCAAAGGTGCTGACGGAGCAGGATATCCCGGCGCACACCGGCTCGCGCACCGGCTATTTTTCCACCACGGAGGTGCAGACGGTGCTGTCGCTTCTGCGCGTCATTGATAATCCCAGGCAGGACATTCCGCTGACGGCGGTGCTGCACTCCCCGATTGTGTGGCTTTCCGCCGGGGAGCTTGCCGCCATCCGCAGCGCTCACCCGCAGATGCCCTTTTACGAGGCGTGTATGCAGGAACCGTCGCTGGCGGATTTCTTTGCGATGCTGGCAGAATTCCGCCGCATGGCGGCTTACACGCCGATACACGAGCTGCTCTGGTATATTTTTGAGCGCACAGGCTATGCGGCATATGCGGCGGCAATGCCGGGCGGCAGCCAGAGGAAGGCGAATCTGGACATGCTGGTGGAAAAGGCAATCGCCTATGAGCAGGGAAGCTACCGGGGATTGTATAATTTTGTCCGCTATATAGAGAATCTCCATAAATACGATGTGGATTTCGGGGAGGCGGCGTCCGGGGAGCAGGAAAATGCCGTGCGGATTTTAAGTATCCACAAGAGCAAGGGACTGGAATTTCCCATCGTGTTCGTCTGCGGCATGGGTAAGCAGATGAACCAGTCGGACGCCCGCAAAAGCGTGGTGCTGCACGCGGACCTCGGCATTGGCTGCGACCGGACGGACCCTAAGCTTCGCATACGCAGCGCCACGCTGCTGAAGCGCTTTATGAAACGATATACGGTGCAGGAAAATCTTGGCGAGGAGCTGCGCGTCCTCTACGTGGCGCTGACGCGCGCGAAGGAAAAGCTGATTCTGACGGGAACAGTCACAAAGCTGGCGGATAAGCTGCAGAAATGGGGGCAGGTATGCCGCAGAGAGGGGACGGTGCTTCCCTTTACGCTGCGCGCGCACGCCTCCACATACTGGGACTGGCTGATTCCGTCCCTGCTGCGCAACCGGTGCTTTGCGCCCCTGGCGGAGGAATACGGCGTGTACCAGGACCACAGCCACCCGCTGTTTTCGCGGGAAATTTTCTGCCGGGTAACGTATCTGCCGGTGCGGGAGCTGACCGGCGCGGAAAAACAGCGTCAGAAGAAGCTTTATATGACCAGGGAAAAGCTGCTGTCGCTCTCGCCGGAGGCGGTATTTGACGCAAAAGCGGCGCAGCAGCTTGCAGAAAACCTTTCTTTCTGTTATGCTTACGGGGGAGAGGAGAAGATTCCGGCAAAGGTGAGCGTGTCCGAGCTGAAAAAGTATGCGCAGTTTGATGAGCTGGAGGACGGGGAGCTTCTGTTTGAGGAGCCTGCCCCGGTGCCGCTGATTCCGGAATTTCTGCAGGAGAAGAGCGAGGTGTCCGGCGCGGCGCGCGGTACCATTTATCATAAGCTGATGGAATGCCTTGATTTTACGTTGTTTGCGGATACCTCCGTGCAGAAGGATACAGCAGAAATGCGGCGGTTTCTGGAGGCGGAGACCGGGCGGCTGCAGCGGGCGGGTCATCTGAAGGCGGAGGAGGCGGAGCTGATTTCGGAGAAGAAATTGCTGGCGTTTCTGAAGCATCCGCTGGCGCAGCGGATGGCGCAGGCGGCGGTGCGCGGGCAGCTTTTCCGCGAGCAGCAGTTTGTGCTCTCCGTTCCGGCGGGCGATATCCGCCGGGAGTGGCAGGCAGGCGGTCCGGTGCTTATCCAGGGAATCATCGATGCATATTTTATCGAGGACGGACAGATCGTTCTGGTCGATTACAAGACGGATTTTGTGAAATTTGAAGAAGCATCTTCCCTCTATCGCAAATATGCGGTACAATTAGACTATTATGAAATTGCGCTTACGCGCCTTGCGCATCTTCCGGTCAGCGAGAAGCTGATTTATTCTTTCTGTCTGGACTGCACGCTTGACGGGCGGAGCGACGGCGCCGGACGATGA
- a CDS encoding GtrA family protein yields the protein MSEFIRKLYHNRIVRYIFFGGCTTMVNFVSYFILRTVLSVDVTRANFFSILLSIFFAYVVNKIFVFESKTQGLRELLSEMAGFVGMRGITMFIEIFGTVLLSSVWGMNDMLAKLLIQFVVLVLNFVFSKIFVFSGKKKEYTMHEKRAAIRKKRCIWISFAIPAVTMLVAYIVNGVYPFGDHGVLIIDSLHQYLPFFTDFQQKLSGSESLLYSFGGGLGYNMWATLAYYLASPFNFLLTAVSMEHVMDFMAYLILLKIALSGAAFAWYLSERGEGKDYLPVPFACMYALSAFMIGYYFNIMWLDSVMVLPLVMMGIERICEGKSGKLFTGALFYGIYCNYYIGFMLCLFSCLYFLANWVAARKFTFKKFVTSGLRFAWHALLGGGMAALVLVPAYLALGMTESAGSSFPSKIKFYTDGITQLTGHFALVEPINIYDDQSGVNIYCGVIILILVILYILDKELSFKERLSKVVLMGILLLSMNFNMLNYIWHGFHTQNGLPNRFAFIYIGVILVMGFDALRHIRRLDVWRLAISWILPVAFAAYCMYANVGEREWYVYVVTLSLLAVYGILLLFLQGMAKGFAVVKTILISLMSVEMVATGIYGVCMNGTVGRSTYVNEQKAYQTLMARQEDGSGFYRSEIDSQRMRNENMFMGANGVVLFSSTMPEATVNLCRSIGMEARTNKTGYNGMSKLFNDVFGVRYVVSKSGGDTLYQMQKVDYEEPLTLYKNEDALSVGFMVSSDIKNWDINDKLPMKVQDDFATLATGVDFFYTLREAYSLEEGPTYIIRLHPGEQTYIEFTENVESITIKTPQYEKTINNYTKNVFNLGTVTEEGEASKANITIKYKEGKDTPVPVRVYTCTDEEYQAVYDKLAANQMENVQESGNKLSGTIHVDEAGTLLLTIPYDEGWKVLVDGVETETYRVGEALTGLDLEPGDHEISMTFTPEGLWLGSFLSLLCVVLFLATCYAERRLQGRTVRPGRGRRTEQMAEAEA from the coding sequence ATGTCAGAATTTATCAGAAAGCTATATCATAACAGAATCGTGCGCTACATCTTTTTTGGCGGCTGTACCACGATGGTAAACTTTGTCAGCTACTTTATTCTGCGGACAGTTCTGTCCGTGGACGTCACAAGGGCGAACTTTTTTTCCATCCTGCTTTCGATTTTCTTTGCCTATGTGGTAAATAAGATTTTTGTATTCGAGAGCAAAACACAGGGTCTGCGCGAGCTGCTGTCAGAAATGGCGGGCTTTGTCGGGATGCGCGGCATCACCATGTTTATCGAGATTTTCGGCACGGTGCTGCTCAGCAGCGTCTGGGGCATGAACGATATGCTGGCGAAGCTGCTCATCCAGTTTGTTGTGCTGGTGCTGAACTTTGTGTTCAGCAAGATATTTGTGTTCAGCGGAAAAAAGAAGGAGTACACCATGCATGAGAAGCGCGCCGCCATCCGCAAGAAGCGCTGCATCTGGATTTCGTTCGCCATTCCGGCGGTGACGATGCTGGTCGCCTATATTGTCAATGGGGTGTATCCGTTTGGCGACCACGGCGTGCTGATTATCGATTCCCTGCACCAGTATCTGCCGTTTTTCACAGATTTCCAGCAGAAGCTCTCCGGCAGCGAGTCGCTTCTGTATTCCTTCGGCGGCGGTCTGGGCTACAATATGTGGGCGACGCTTGCCTATTATCTGGCGAGCCCCTTCAATTTCCTGCTGACGGCGGTCTCGATGGAGCACGTCATGGACTTTATGGCGTATCTGATTCTGCTGAAGATCGCGCTGTCCGGGGCGGCGTTCGCCTGGTATCTGTCTGAGCGGGGAGAAGGAAAGGACTATCTGCCGGTGCCGTTTGCCTGTATGTACGCGCTCAGCGCCTTTATGATTGGCTACTATTTCAATATCATGTGGCTGGACAGCGTGATGGTGCTTCCGCTCGTGATGATGGGAATTGAGCGCATCTGTGAGGGCAAAAGCGGAAAACTGTTTACCGGCGCCCTGTTTTACGGGATATACTGCAACTACTATATCGGATTTATGCTGTGCCTGTTCTCCTGCCTGTATTTTCTGGCAAACTGGGTGGCGGCGCGGAAATTTACATTTAAAAAATTCGTCACCTCCGGGCTGCGCTTTGCCTGGCATGCGCTCCTTGGCGGCGGTATGGCGGCGCTGGTGCTGGTTCCGGCGTACCTGGCGCTGGGAATGACGGAATCGGCGGGCAGCAGCTTTCCGTCGAAAATCAAATTTTATACGGACGGCATCACGCAGCTCACCGGGCATTTTGCGCTGGTCGAGCCGATTAACATCTACGACGACCAGTCCGGCGTAAATATTTACTGCGGCGTCATCATTTTAATTCTGGTCATCTTATATATTTTAGATAAGGAGCTCAGCTTTAAGGAACGTCTGTCAAAGGTCGTGCTGATGGGCATTCTGCTGCTCAGTATGAATTTCAACATGCTGAATTATATCTGGCACGGCTTCCATACACAGAACGGTCTGCCGAACCGCTTCGCGTTTATTTATATCGGCGTGATTCTGGTGATGGGATTCGACGCCCTGCGGCATATCCGCAGGCTGGACGTCTGGCGGCTGGCAATCTCCTGGATTCTTCCGGTGGCCTTTGCCGCATACTGCATGTACGCCAATGTCGGAGAGCGGGAGTGGTACGTCTATGTGGTTACGCTGTCCCTGCTGGCGGTGTACGGCATTCTGCTATTGTTTTTGCAGGGAATGGCAAAGGGCTTTGCCGTGGTAAAGACCATCCTCATTTCCCTGATGTCGGTGGAAATGGTGGCGACCGGTATTTACGGCGTCTGCATGAACGGCACGGTCGGCAGAAGTACCTATGTTAATGAGCAGAAGGCGTACCAGACCCTGATGGCGCGGCAGGAGGACGGAAGCGGATTTTACCGCAGCGAGATTGACAGCCAGCGGATGCGCAACGAAAATATGTTTATGGGCGCAAACGGTGTGGTGCTGTTTTCCTCGACTATGCCGGAGGCGACGGTCAATCTCTGCCGCAGCATCGGCATGGAGGCGCGCACGAACAAGACCGGCTACAACGGTATGTCGAAGCTGTTTAACGATGTCTTCGGCGTCCGCTATGTGGTTTCCAAATCGGGCGGCGATACGCTGTACCAGATGCAGAAGGTGGATTACGAGGAGCCGCTCACGCTGTATAAGAATGAGGATGCGCTGTCGGTCGGCTTTATGGTATCATCGGATATCAAAAACTGGGATATCAACGATAAGCTGCCGATGAAGGTGCAGGATGATTTTGCCACGCTTGCGACCGGGGTGGATTTCTTCTACACGCTGCGCGAAGCGTACTCCCTGGAGGAGGGACCGACGTACATCATCCGCCTGCATCCGGGCGAGCAGACCTACATCGAGTTTACCGAGAATGTGGAGAGCATTACCATTAAAACGCCGCAGTACGAAAAGACTATCAATAATTATACGAAAAATGTCTTTAATCTGGGCACCGTCACGGAAGAGGGCGAGGCCAGCAAGGCGAATATTACGATTAAATATAAGGAAGGAAAGGATACGCCGGTTCCGGTGCGCGTTTACACCTGCACGGACGAGGAGTATCAGGCGGTTTATGATAAGCTTGCCGCCAACCAGATGGAGAATGTACAGGAATCGGGCAATAAGCTGTCCGGCACCATTCATGTGGACGAGGCGGGCACGCTGCTGCTGACGATTCCCTACGACGAGGGCTGGAAGGTGCTCGTGGACGGTGTGGAAACAGAAACTTACCGCGTGGGCGAGGCGCTGACGGGACTGGATCTGGAACCGGGCGACCACGAAATTTCCATGACCTTCACTCCGGAGGGACTGTGGCTGGGCAGCTTTCTGTCACTGCTCTGCGTGGTGCTGTTTCTTGCGACCTGCTATGCGGAGCGCAGGCTGCAGGGACGCACTGTCCGGCCAGGACGCGGCAGAAGGACGGAGCAGATGGCGGAAGCGGAAGCATAA
- the murB gene encoding UDP-N-acetylmuramate dehydrogenase: MIYQRLCEIAGAENVCRQEPMSRHTTFRIGGPADYFVLPHSSGELAAVIALCRESAVPWYVIGNGSNLLVGDKGVRGVVIQLFKNFQKIVIEEETAVLQAGVINSLAAKRLLDAELTGFEFAAGIPGTIGGAVVMNAGAYGGEMKDIVSSVTVLDENGALQTLPADELEFGYRTSIVARRGYVVTEVTLALQRGCREEIAARMEELKERRITKQPLEYPSAGSTFKRPEGYFAGKLIMDAGLRGFSVGGAQVSEKHCGFVINTGGATAADVVALMEAVQDTVEKKFGVRLEPEVKRLGEF; encoded by the coding sequence ATGATTTATCAGAGACTATGTGAGATAGCGGGAGCGGAAAATGTGTGCAGGCAGGAGCCGATGAGCAGACATACGACGTTCCGCATCGGCGGACCGGCGGATTATTTTGTGCTGCCGCACAGCAGCGGCGAGCTTGCCGCTGTGATTGCCCTCTGCCGGGAGAGCGCTGTGCCGTGGTACGTTATCGGCAACGGCAGCAATCTCCTGGTGGGCGATAAGGGCGTGCGCGGCGTTGTCATACAGCTTTTTAAGAATTTCCAGAAAATCGTTATTGAAGAGGAAACGGCGGTGCTGCAGGCGGGCGTGATCAATTCTCTGGCGGCAAAGCGTCTTCTCGATGCGGAGCTTACCGGATTTGAATTTGCCGCCGGGATTCCGGGAACCATCGGCGGAGCCGTCGTGATGAACGCCGGCGCCTACGGCGGGGAAATGAAGGACATCGTTTCCAGTGTGACGGTACTGGACGAAAACGGAGCGCTGCAGACGCTTCCGGCAGATGAGCTGGAATTTGGCTACCGCACGAGCATCGTTGCCCGCAGGGGCTATGTGGTGACGGAGGTAACGCTTGCCCTTCAGCGGGGGTGCCGGGAGGAAATCGCGGCGCGCATGGAGGAGCTGAAGGAGCGGCGCATCACGAAGCAGCCTCTGGAATACCCCAGTGCCGGCAGCACCTTCAAGCGCCCGGAAGGGTACTTTGCGGGCAAGCTGATTATGGATGCCGGTCTGCGCGGATTTTCCGTCGGCGGGGCGCAGGTTTCCGAAAAGCACTGCGGCTTTGTCATTAATACCGGCGGGGCGACGGCGGCGGACGTTGTGGCGCTGATGGAGGCGGTGCAGGATACCGTGGAGAAAAAATTCGGCGTGCGTCTGGAGCCGGAGGTAAAGCGGCTGGGAGAATTCTGA
- the rapZ gene encoding RNase adapter RapZ: protein MRLVIVTGMSGAGKVSALKILEDMGYYCVDNLPIPLLPTFVDLVYTQSAEITKAAIGIDIRNGNGLQDIGGYLEQIEKSGCAYEILFMDASDATLIRRYKETRRVHPMTGDRRIDHGIEEERRQLAFLKKKADYIIDTSNLLIRELVRSLNQIFVENQEFKNMVVTIVSFGFKYGIPTDADLVFDVRFLPNPYYVEELKTQTGNDLPVQEYVMNCSQAGTFLAKLTDMVNFLIPNYVLEGKNSLVIGIGCTGGKHRSVTIANKLFEQLAGETEYSVRIEHRDINR from the coding sequence ATGAGACTTGTGATTGTGACCGGCATGTCGGGTGCCGGGAAGGTAAGCGCACTGAAAATATTGGAGGACATGGGCTATTATTGTGTGGATAATCTTCCGATTCCGCTGCTGCCGACGTTTGTGGACCTGGTGTACACGCAGAGTGCAGAGATTACGAAGGCGGCGATCGGCATCGATATCCGCAATGGAAACGGGCTGCAGGATATCGGCGGCTATCTGGAGCAGATAGAGAAATCCGGCTGCGCCTACGAGATCCTGTTTATGGACGCCTCGGACGCCACGCTGATAAGGCGCTACAAGGAGACGCGGCGCGTCCATCCGATGACGGGCGACCGCAGGATAGACCACGGAATCGAGGAGGAGCGGCGGCAGCTTGCGTTTCTGAAAAAGAAAGCGGATTATATTATCGATACCAGCAATCTGCTGATCCGCGAGCTGGTGCGCAGCTTAAACCAGATTTTTGTGGAGAATCAGGAATTTAAAAATATGGTGGTGACGATTGTGTCGTTCGGCTTTAAATACGGCATACCGACGGACGCGGATCTGGTGTTTGATGTTCGCTTCCTGCCGAATCCGTATTATGTGGAGGAGCTGAAGACGCAGACGGGCAACGACCTGCCGGTGCAGGAATATGTGATGAACTGCAGCCAGGCGGGAACGTTTCTCGCAAAGCTCACCGACATGGTAAATTTTCTGATTCCCAATTATGTGCTGGAGGGAAAAAACAGCCTGGTAATCGGAATCGGCTGCACGGGCGGAAAGCATCGCTCGGTGACGATTGCAAATAAGCTTTTTGAACAGCTTGCGGGCGAGACAGAATACAGCGTGAGGATAGAACACAGGGATATCAACCGGTGA
- the whiA gene encoding DNA-binding protein WhiA, whose product MSFSGNIKEELSRQIPAARHCRIAEIAAIISLCGGVSVSANERFCLKVQTENLSVARKYFTLLKKTFNIVVELSIKQSRGRSRNRVYMVYVKRHGDTVRILQAVKLLKGDGLDYMGAEDAQDITDSLIIQQTCCKRAFLRGAFLVAGSVSDPRKFYHLEFTCTSEYRARQIQSVLKSFELEARVIPRKKYFVVYLKEGDQIVDALNVMEAHQALMELENIRILKDMRNTVNRKVNCETANIHKTVNAAVKQIEDIRYIRDTKGFGDLSEGLAQMAEIRLAHPDATLKELGMLLTPQVGKSGVNHRLRKLSEIASELRDNKEEKHYD is encoded by the coding sequence ATGTCTTTTTCCGGGAATATAAAAGAGGAGCTTTCCAGGCAGATACCGGCGGCCAGACACTGCCGGATCGCCGAGATCGCGGCGATCATCAGTCTGTGCGGCGGCGTGTCGGTGTCGGCAAATGAGCGCTTCTGCTTAAAGGTGCAGACGGAAAATCTTTCTGTCGCAAGAAAATACTTTACATTATTGAAAAAAACATTTAATATAGTAGTTGAGCTTTCTATAAAACAAAGCAGAGGGCGCAGCAGGAACCGTGTGTACATGGTATATGTGAAAAGGCACGGGGATACAGTGCGTATTCTGCAGGCAGTGAAGCTGCTGAAGGGAGACGGACTGGATTATATGGGCGCAGAGGATGCGCAGGATATCACAGACAGTCTGATTATACAGCAGACCTGCTGCAAGCGGGCGTTTTTGCGCGGCGCGTTTCTGGTGGCGGGTTCCGTCAGCGACCCCCGTAAATTTTACCACCTGGAGTTTACGTGCACGAGCGAGTACCGTGCCCGGCAGATACAGTCGGTGCTGAAGTCATTTGAACTGGAGGCGAGAGTCATCCCCCGCAAGAAATACTTTGTGGTATATCTGAAGGAGGGGGACCAGATTGTGGATGCGCTGAATGTAATGGAGGCTCACCAGGCACTCATGGAACTGGAAAATATCCGTATTTTAAAGGATATGCGAAACACGGTGAACCGCAAGGTGAACTGTGAGACTGCCAATATTCACAAGACAGTGAATGCGGCGGTAAAGCAGATTGAGGACATCAGGTATATCCGGGACACCAAAGGATTCGGCGATTTATCGGAAGGTCTGGCGCAGATGGCAGAAATCCGGTTGGCCCATCCGGACGCGACATTAAAGGAATTAGGTATGCTTTTGACTCCTCAGGTAGGAAAATCCGGCGTGAATCACCGGCTGAGAAAGCTCAGTGAGATAGCCAGTGAACTGAGAGATAATAAGGAGGAGAAACATTATGATTAA
- a CDS encoding HPr family phosphocarrier protein, giving the protein MIKKPITIQIANGLEARPVALLVQVASQYDSQIHVEVEGKRVNAKSIMGMMTLGLETGEKIVVEAEGSDEEEAMNNIEKYLSTH; this is encoded by the coding sequence ATGATTAAAAAACCTATTACAATTCAGATTGCCAACGGCCTGGAAGCAAGACCGGTTGCACTTCTGGTACAGGTGGCGAGTCAGTATGACAGCCAGATTCATGTAGAAGTAGAAGGCAAACGTGTAAATGCGAAGAGCATTATGGGCATGATGACGCTTGGACTTGAGACCGGAGAGAAAATTGTTGTCGAGGCAGAAGGCTCCGACGAAGAAGAAGCAATGAACAACATCGAAAAATACCTCAGTACACATTGA
- the ltrA gene encoding group II intron reverse transcriptase/maturase: MDTSSLMEQILSRDNLNRAYLQVVRNKGAEGVDGMKYTELKEHLAKNGEIIKEQLRTRKYKPQPVRRVEIPKTDGGVRNLGVPTVTDRFVQQAIAQVLTPIYEEQFHDHSYGFRPNRCAQQAILAALDMMNDGNDWIVDIDLEKFFDTVNHDKLMTLIGRTIKDGDVISIVRKYLVSGIMIDDEYRESVVGTPQGGNLSPLLANIMLNELDKEMEKRGLNFVRYADDCIIMVGSEMSAKRVMRNISRFIEEKLGLKVNMTKSKADRPQGLKYLGFGFYYDPMAHQYKAKPHAKSAEKFKKKMKELTCRSWGVSNSYKVEKLNQLIRGWINYFRIGSMKTLCRELDGNIRYRLRMCIWKHWKTPQNRAKNLMKLDVPRWAAYNIAYCGDKYARLAHNGWIQKAISTKRLTSFGLVSMLDYYTERCVTC; encoded by the coding sequence ATGGACACAAGTAGTCTAATGGAGCAGATATTATCCAGAGATAATCTCAACAGAGCGTACCTGCAAGTCGTACGAAACAAAGGTGCAGAGGGAGTGGACGGAATGAAGTACACGGAACTTAAGGAGCACCTTGCAAAGAACGGCGAAATCATCAAGGAACAGCTGAGGACAAGGAAATATAAGCCTCAGCCAGTACGAAGAGTGGAGATACCAAAGACGGATGGCGGTGTCAGAAATCTGGGAGTACCAACAGTAACAGACAGATTTGTACAACAAGCCATAGCACAAGTGTTAACACCAATCTATGAAGAACAGTTTCATGACCACAGTTATGGATTTAGACCAAACAGATGTGCACAGCAGGCAATCCTTGCGGCACTCGACATGATGAATGACGGAAATGACTGGATTGTAGATATTGACCTGGAAAAGTTCTTTGACACAGTAAACCATGACAAGTTAATGACTTTAATTGGCAGAACAATCAAAGATGGAGATGTTATCTCTATTGTAAGGAAATATCTTGTAAGCGGAATCATGATAGATGATGAGTACAGGGAATCAGTTGTGGGAACACCACAAGGAGGAAATCTTTCTCCGCTGTTAGCAAACATCATGCTCAATGAACTCGATAAGGAAATGGAAAAGCGAGGGTTGAACTTTGTAAGATATGCGGATGACTGCATTATCATGGTAGGAAGCGAAATGTCTGCAAAGCGGGTGATGAGAAATATATCACGTTTCATCGAAGAGAAACTGGGACTCAAGGTCAACATGACCAAGAGCAAAGCAGACAGACCACAAGGGTTAAAATACCTTGGATTCGGATTCTACTATGACCCAATGGCACACCAATACAAGGCTAAACCACATGCAAAATCAGCTGAGAAATTTAAGAAGAAGATGAAAGAACTCACCTGCCGTAGCTGGGGCGTTAGCAACAGCTATAAGGTGGAGAAACTCAACCAACTCATCAGAGGATGGATAAACTACTTCAGGATAGGAAGCATGAAAACGCTCTGTAGAGAACTGGACGGAAACATCAGATATAGATTGCGCATGTGTATATGGAAACACTGGAAAACTCCCCAGAACAGAGCAAAGAATCTGATGAAACTTGATGTACCAAGATGGGCGGCATACAATATCGCTTATTGTGGCGATAAATACGCTCGTCTCGCACACAATGGCTGGATACAGAAAGCTATAAGTACAAAGAGACTAACCTCATTTGGATTAGTCTCAATGCTGGATTACTACACCGAGAGGTGTGTCACTTGTTAA